The Deinococcus wulumuqiensis R12 genome has a window encoding:
- a CDS encoding alpha/beta hydrolase yields MAVSVRGQQVTFTPPAGATGLIGDMTDWRKAPPLPVVAGQPLTLTLPRGAWVEYAWVDAEGEPFADPDNDRKSLNPWWTYPRAAVVGEYARHPLWQRPDATRKGTTHRLNWEGRVFPGKRRAIVHLPHGSAPGAALPIYYVQDGVAFYRVGQLGELLDRAVEAGEVEGAALVFVEPGDRNEEYYLNDRYLDFLRQEVFPQVEGPLATPSVRGLWGASLGGLISLYLGSRHPELFGRVVSHSGAFIARPGAAYENGVIDTTTAGEWLREQLTADLPRHVRVSLDTGTLEWLTGPNRRMAALLADEGMDHQYREYPSGHNWVTWREALPEALLYMQGAAR; encoded by the coding sequence ATGGCTGTTTCGGTGCGTGGGCAACAGGTGACGTTCACTCCCCCGGCGGGCGCGACCGGGCTGATCGGAGACATGACCGACTGGCGCAAGGCCCCGCCGCTGCCGGTGGTGGCCGGGCAGCCCCTGACGCTGACCCTGCCGCGTGGCGCCTGGGTGGAATACGCCTGGGTGGACGCAGAGGGCGAGCCGTTTGCCGACCCCGACAACGACCGCAAGTCGCTCAATCCCTGGTGGACCTACCCCCGCGCCGCCGTGGTGGGGGAGTACGCCCGGCATCCGCTGTGGCAGCGGCCCGACGCGACCCGCAAGGGCACCACCCACCGCCTGAACTGGGAGGGCCGCGTCTTTCCCGGCAAGCGCCGCGCCATCGTGCATCTGCCGCACGGCTCCGCGCCCGGAGCGGCGCTGCCGATTTACTACGTTCAGGACGGCGTGGCGTTTTACCGCGTGGGACAACTCGGGGAACTGCTCGACCGGGCGGTGGAAGCGGGCGAGGTGGAGGGCGCCGCGCTGGTCTTCGTGGAACCCGGCGACCGCAACGAGGAGTACTACCTCAACGACCGCTACCTCGATTTTCTGCGTCAGGAGGTGTTTCCGCAGGTGGAAGGGCCACTGGCGACCCCCAGCGTGCGTGGGCTGTGGGGGGCCAGCCTGGGCGGGCTGATTTCGCTCTACCTCGGCAGCCGTCACCCCGAGCTGTTCGGGCGGGTGGTGAGTCATTCCGGCGCCTTCATCGCCCGGCCCGGCGCGGCGTATGAAAACGGCGTCATCGACACCACCACGGCGGGCGAGTGGTTGCGCGAGCAGCTCACTGCTGACCTGCCCCGGCACGTGCGCGTGAGCCTCGACACCGGCACCCTGGAATGGCTGACCGGCCCCAACCGCCGCATGGCCGCGCTGCTGGCCGACGAAGGGATGGACCATCAGTACCGCGAGTACCCCAGCGGACACAACTGGGTCACCTGGCGCGAGGCGTTGCCCGAGGCGCTGCTCTACATGCAGGGCGCGGCCCGCTGA
- a CDS encoding enoyl-CoA hydratase-related protein gives MEQPVILVSDRSAVRTLTLNRESKLNAANDDLLLTLTDELKRADADPSVRVVVITGAGRGFCAGQDLGDVSGRGMTFTEHLNHTYNPLVRTIRGLSKPVISAVNGVAAGAGASLALAGDVRLWAQGASLIEVFSNIALVPDSGSTWFLPRLVGYHRAFELMALAEKVRAEDALRLGLCEQVFPDETFRDDVQAYAERLATRPAHALKLTKQALNAALTSTLDQALDLEAELQQLAGDHWEHEEGVTAFKQKRPAQFVRSI, from the coding sequence ATGGAACAACCTGTGATTCTGGTTTCGGACCGCTCAGCCGTCCGTACCCTGACCCTCAACCGCGAAAGCAAGCTCAATGCGGCCAACGACGACCTGCTGCTGACCCTGACCGACGAGCTGAAACGGGCCGACGCCGACCCCTCGGTGCGCGTGGTGGTCATCACCGGGGCCGGACGGGGCTTTTGCGCCGGACAGGACCTGGGCGACGTGTCGGGGCGCGGCATGACCTTCACCGAGCACCTGAACCACACCTACAACCCGCTGGTCCGCACCATCCGGGGCCTGAGCAAGCCCGTCATCAGCGCGGTCAACGGCGTGGCGGCGGGCGCGGGCGCGAGTCTGGCACTGGCGGGCGACGTGCGGCTCTGGGCGCAGGGGGCCAGCCTCATCGAAGTCTTTTCCAACATTGCCCTGGTCCCCGACAGCGGCAGCACCTGGTTTTTGCCCCGGCTGGTGGGCTACCACCGCGCCTTCGAACTGATGGCGCTGGCCGAGAAGGTGCGCGCCGAGGACGCGCTGCGCCTGGGCCTGTGCGAACAGGTGTTTCCCGACGAAACGTTCCGCGACGACGTGCAGGCCTACGCCGAGCGGCTGGCGACCCGGCCCGCCCACGCCCTGAAGCTGACCAAGCAGGCGCTGAATGCGGCCCTGACCAGCACGCTCGACCAGGCGCTCGACCTGGAAGCCGAGTTGCAGCAGCTCGCGGGCGACCACTGGGAACACGAGGAGGGCGTGACCGCCTTCAAGCAGAAGCGCCCGGCCCAGTTCGTGCGCTCCATCTGA
- a CDS encoding lysophospholipid acyltransferase family protein: MNRPHTLGSRVALACLRLGGWTPLLAPAPGPRFVAPAAPHTANADFWVGLFWKWATRTPVHFVGKHTLFRFPLGVFMRAVGGIPINRDRQGGNFVDAVVEVIRREPEIVLVVAPEGTRARADYWKTGFYYMALEAGVPLGVVALDWSRKQVGVVGYVTPSGDIDADFAEIRRLLEGVRGKHPQFETPAFPRPAGSRPPA, translated from the coding sequence ATGAATCGCCCCCACACCCTGGGTTCGCGCGTCGCGCTGGCCTGTCTGCGTCTGGGCGGCTGGACGCCTCTGCTCGCGCCGGCCCCCGGCCCCCGTTTCGTCGCTCCGGCGGCCCCACATACCGCCAATGCGGACTTCTGGGTGGGGCTGTTCTGGAAGTGGGCCACCCGCACGCCGGTTCACTTTGTAGGCAAACACACACTGTTCCGCTTTCCGCTGGGGGTGTTCATGCGGGCGGTGGGCGGCATCCCCATCAACCGGGACCGGCAGGGGGGCAACTTCGTGGACGCGGTGGTGGAGGTGATTCGGCGCGAACCCGAAATCGTCCTCGTCGTCGCCCCCGAGGGCACCCGCGCCCGCGCCGACTACTGGAAAACGGGCTTTTACTACATGGCGCTGGAAGCCGGAGTGCCGCTGGGCGTGGTGGCGCTCGACTGGAGCCGCAAGCAGGTGGGCGTGGTCGGCTACGTGACCCCGAGCGGCGACATCGACGCCGATTTCGCCGAGATTCGCCGCCTGCTCGAAGGGGTGCGCGGCAAGCATCCCCAGTTCGAGACCCCCGCCTTTCCCCGTCCCGCCGGGTCCCGGCCCCCGGCCTGA
- a CDS encoding M16 family metallopeptidase: MHSPPSVPLVWTLPGGLTLAFERRAGPGFAFDLRVPLGSAHDPLGEEGSLAVLEEWLYKGAGGRDARQLQDAFDDLGVRRGGGVGLEATRVHVSGLRADLSAALSLVADVVTRPELPAAEVPVLLDLARQDLEALDDSPTDRLAVQARAATFPRLPGDPGAGFGHPVSGTRAGLERLSAASLRAHWARFGQRGSVLGVVADADAQEVYDLVANLFADWQPGEDRPMPAHFQPGLRLHLPSAVGEQTHLSLVAPGPGPRDPGWLPWQVALTALSGGSASRLFTRVREERGLAYEVSASPLVLGGEGFVSLYAGSTPPSAAETLAVLLNELGRLPQGLTEAEFRRARTGLTTGVVFGAESLRGRAYALTRDLALFGRVRTPGEVRAELGALTLEQVNGFLANYHPAPQTTVVSLGPGAVTPTLAVSA, from the coding sequence GTGCATTCGCCCCCTTCCGTTCCCCTGGTCTGGACCCTGCCCGGCGGCCTGACGCTGGCCTTCGAGCGCCGGGCCGGGCCAGGGTTCGCCTTCGACCTGCGGGTGCCGCTCGGCAGTGCCCACGACCCGCTGGGCGAGGAAGGCAGCCTGGCGGTGCTGGAGGAGTGGCTCTACAAAGGAGCGGGCGGACGCGACGCCCGGCAGCTTCAGGACGCTTTCGACGACCTGGGCGTGCGCCGGGGCGGCGGGGTCGGCCTGGAAGCCACCCGGGTGCATGTCAGCGGCTTGCGGGCCGACCTGAGCGCGGCGCTCTCGCTGGTGGCCGACGTGGTCACGCGCCCCGAGCTTCCCGCAGCGGAGGTGCCGGTGCTGCTCGACCTCGCCCGGCAGGACCTGGAGGCGCTGGACGACAGCCCCACCGACCGGCTGGCGGTGCAGGCGCGGGCGGCCACCTTTCCCCGGTTGCCGGGCGACCCCGGCGCGGGATTCGGGCACCCGGTCAGCGGCACCCGCGCCGGACTGGAGCGCCTGAGCGCGGCGTCGCTGCGGGCACACTGGGCGCGGTTCGGGCAACGTGGCAGCGTGCTCGGCGTGGTGGCCGACGCCGACGCCCAGGAAGTCTACGACCTCGTGGCGAACCTTTTCGCCGACTGGCAGCCCGGCGAGGACCGGCCCATGCCCGCGCATTTTCAGCCTGGGCTGCGGCTGCACCTGCCGTCCGCGGTGGGCGAGCAGACGCACCTGAGCCTGGTGGCCCCCGGTCCCGGCCCGCGTGACCCCGGCTGGCTGCCCTGGCAAGTGGCGCTCACGGCGCTGTCGGGGGGCAGTGCCAGCCGCCTGTTTACCCGCGTGCGCGAGGAGCGCGGCCTGGCCTACGAGGTAAGCGCCTCGCCGCTCGTCCTCGGCGGCGAAGGTTTCGTCAGCCTGTACGCGGGCAGCACCCCCCCGAGCGCGGCGGAAACGCTGGCGGTGCTGCTGAACGAACTCGGGCGCTTGCCGCAGGGCCTGACCGAGGCCGAGTTCCGCCGCGCCCGCACGGGGCTGACCACCGGCGTGGTGTTCGGCGCCGAGAGTCTGCGGGGCCGCGCCTACGCCCTGACCCGCGACCTCGCGCTGTTCGGGCGGGTCCGCACACCGGGCGAGGTCCGCGCCGAGCTGGGCGCCCTGACGCTGGAACAGGTCAACGGCTTCCTGGCGAACTACCACCCGGCGCCCCAGACGACGGTGGTGTCGCTGGGGCCGGGGGCCGTGACCCCCACCCTGGCGGTGAGCGCGTGA
- a CDS encoding PSP1 domain-containing protein, which yields MLSESPYPVGTRVVVQGKRGPEIAAVRGEAGRPEAQARYGAVLRAATPGDLDTWEELHRRAEDLKWLLRARARERELPVKLVAVEFTLDESLVTISYSAEERIELSSLIGELRGHTRARVNFAAIGPREQAQMLGTLGACGRENCSSTHLQDFAPVSIRMARDQQLPLNPEKLSGPCGRLLCCLQYEHEQYLDLLRDLPRKNAKMCHEGSGACGKVTKLHPLAGTVDLQTDQGTLQGVPASELRRAPDAGAGRGPRREPREAPAPTD from the coding sequence ATGCTCAGCGAGTCCCCGTACCCTGTGGGCACGCGGGTGGTCGTGCAGGGCAAGCGCGGCCCCGAAATCGCTGCCGTGCGCGGCGAAGCGGGCAGGCCCGAGGCGCAGGCCCGCTACGGCGCGGTGCTCCGGGCCGCGACTCCGGGCGACCTCGACACCTGGGAAGAACTGCACCGCCGCGCCGAAGACCTGAAGTGGCTGCTGCGTGCCCGCGCCCGTGAGCGGGAGCTGCCGGTCAAGCTGGTGGCGGTGGAGTTCACGCTCGACGAGTCCCTCGTCACCATCAGTTACAGCGCCGAGGAACGCATCGAACTCAGCAGCCTGATCGGGGAGCTGCGCGGCCACACCCGCGCCCGTGTCAACTTCGCCGCCATCGGCCCGCGTGAGCAGGCGCAGATGCTCGGCACGCTGGGGGCCTGCGGGCGCGAGAACTGTTCCAGCACCCACCTTCAGGACTTCGCGCCGGTCAGCATCCGCATGGCGCGCGACCAGCAGCTTCCCCTCAACCCCGAGAAACTCAGCGGGCCGTGTGGCCGCCTGCTGTGCTGCTTGCAATACGAGCACGAGCAGTACCTCGACCTGCTGCGCGACCTGCCGCGCAAGAACGCCAAAATGTGCCATGAGGGCAGCGGCGCCTGCGGCAAGGTGACCAAGCTGCATCCGCTGGCCGGCACGGTGGACCTTCAGACCGACCAGGGCACCCTGCAAGGCGTCCCCGCCAGCGAACTGCGCCGCGCCCCGGACGCGGGAGCCGGGCGAGGACCACGCCGCGAACCGCGCGAGGCGCCCGCACCGACAGACTGA
- a CDS encoding M16 family metallopeptidase, translating into MSLPTCERLPSGLTLLLDPDPQALSVAAGYFVATGARDEPADEMGASHFLEHLMFKGSERLSAAALNERLDDLGGQANAFTAEEATVYHAAALPECAADLLDTLTELMRPALRPADIEPERGVILEEIAMYAEQPGVRVAEALRRECWGEHPLSHQILGTPDTLRRLDRAALERHFAARYGAERVTLVVSGAFDPAAVRAWAGRELANWRPGLPAVPQAAPALRRAGQVRFVADPDLTRTQVALALPGLPAGHPLREAAGLLAELLGGENGALYWALLDTGLADSADLGHLEYRDAGVFEGGFSCDPDRAGEVLARYRTVLAAADTLITDVAVRRAARKAAVSVLLRSESPQGRLFALGMEQLATGEVRTPDELAGRYAAVTPEQVREVLRLCPLRDPVVVVLGPQAP; encoded by the coding sequence GTGAGTCTGCCCACCTGCGAGCGGCTGCCGAGCGGCCTCACCCTGCTGCTCGACCCCGACCCGCAGGCCCTGAGCGTGGCGGCGGGGTACTTCGTGGCGACCGGAGCGCGGGACGAACCTGCCGATGAGATGGGTGCGAGCCACTTTCTCGAACACCTGATGTTCAAGGGGTCCGAGCGGCTGAGTGCCGCCGCGCTCAACGAGCGCCTCGACGACCTCGGCGGGCAGGCCAACGCTTTTACTGCCGAGGAAGCCACCGTCTACCACGCCGCCGCCCTGCCCGAGTGCGCCGCAGATTTGCTGGACACCCTCACCGAGTTGATGCGCCCGGCGCTGCGGCCTGCGGACATCGAACCCGAGCGCGGCGTGATTCTGGAAGAAATCGCCATGTACGCCGAGCAGCCCGGCGTGCGGGTGGCCGAGGCGCTGCGGCGCGAGTGCTGGGGCGAGCATCCCCTTTCACACCAGATTCTGGGCACGCCCGACACGCTGCGGCGGCTGGACCGCGCCGCGCTGGAGCGGCACTTCGCGGCCCGTTACGGCGCCGAGCGGGTCACGCTGGTGGTCAGCGGCGCCTTCGACCCGGCGGCGGTGCGGGCCTGGGCCGGGCGCGAGCTGGCGAACTGGCGGCCCGGCCTGCCCGCTGTTCCCCAGGCGGCGCCCGCGCTGCGCCGCGCAGGACAGGTCCGGTTCGTCGCGGACCCCGACCTGACGCGCACCCAGGTGGCCCTCGCGCTGCCGGGCCTTCCCGCCGGGCACCCGCTGCGCGAGGCCGCCGGACTGCTGGCCGAGCTGCTGGGCGGCGAAAACGGGGCGCTGTACTGGGCGCTGCTCGACACCGGGCTGGCCGACAGTGCCGACCTGGGGCACCTGGAATACCGTGACGCGGGCGTGTTCGAGGGCGGCTTTTCCTGTGACCCCGACCGGGCAGGCGAAGTACTGGCCCGCTACCGGACGGTCCTCGCTGCGGCAGACACGCTCATCACCGACGTGGCGGTGCGCCGCGCGGCCCGCAAAGCCGCCGTGTCGGTGCTGCTGCGCTCGGAGTCACCCCAGGGCCGCCTCTTTGCCCTCGGCATGGAGCAGCTGGCGACCGGTGAAGTCCGCACGCCTGACGAACTGGCCGGGCGTTACGCCGCCGTCACCCCGGAGCAGGTGCGCGAGGTGTTGCGGCTGTGCCCGCTGCGTGACCCGGTGGTGGTCGTGCTGGGGCCGCAGGCGCCCTGA
- a CDS encoding RidA family protein, translating to MKDIVQTDRAPAAIGPYSQAVTFGNLVVTSGQIPLTAQGELVAGGIAEQTEQVIQNLRAVLAAAGTDLDRVVKTTVFLADMNEFAAMNAVYEQHFAAPYPARSTVQVARLPRDVRVEIEVLAERH from the coding sequence ATGAAAGACATCGTGCAGACGGACCGTGCGCCCGCCGCCATCGGCCCCTACAGCCAGGCCGTGACCTTCGGCAATCTGGTGGTCACCAGCGGGCAGATTCCGCTGACGGCCCAGGGCGAACTCGTCGCGGGCGGCATCGCCGAGCAGACCGAGCAGGTCATCCAGAACCTGAGAGCGGTGCTGGCCGCTGCCGGGACCGATCTGGACCGCGTGGTCAAGACCACCGTGTTTCTGGCCGACATGAACGAGTTCGCTGCCATGAACGCCGTGTACGAGCAGCACTTCGCCGCGCCCTATCCGGCCCGCAGCACCGTGCAGGTGGCCAGGTTGCCGCGCGACGTGCGGGTCGAAATCGAGGTGCTGGCCGAGCGGCACTGA
- the ruvX gene encoding Holliday junction resolvase RuvX: MLAPMLDPDPAPAAVPTVLALDVSKSRIGFATNAGRLAFGRGSVDRKRLPLDLKAVRLKVEETGAERLLLGLPLRTDGKPSPAADRVRAFGRVLEEKGYVVAYQDERFTTQRARALGAADEDEAAAVQILELWLLNEKP, translated from the coding sequence ATGCTCGCCCCGATGCTTGACCCTGACCCCGCGCCCGCCGCTGTTCCTACCGTGCTGGCCCTCGACGTGAGCAAGTCGCGCATCGGCTTTGCGACCAACGCGGGCCGACTCGCCTTTGGCCGGGGCAGTGTGGACCGCAAACGCCTGCCTCTGGACCTCAAGGCCGTGCGCCTGAAGGTCGAGGAAACCGGCGCCGAGCGGCTGCTGCTGGGGCTGCCCCTGCGTACCGACGGCAAACCCAGCCCGGCGGCGGACCGGGTGCGGGCCTTTGGCCGGGTGCTGGAAGAAAAAGGCTACGTGGTCGCGTACCAGGACGAGCGCTTCACCACCCAGCGGGCACGGGCGCTGGGCGCGGCGGACGAGGACGAGGCGGCGGCGGTGCAGATTCTGGAGCTGTGGCTGCTGAACGAAAAGCCCTGA
- a CDS encoding long-chain fatty acid--CoA ligase, translated as MRSNMMSVPLTVPFILERARTIYAGREVVSLLPAGKDAQGQPVAQTHRTTYGEVADRALRLGAALQALGLQPGDRVATLAVNSFRHLEAYLGVPSAGFVLHTVNIRLHPEQVAWILNHAGDRVLLIENVFAAMIPAIKAACPKLEHIFVLGALPQALPGMGDYDTWVMGQEPLAQYPELDENAAAAMCYTSGTTGNPKGVLYSHRSTVLHSLVSAPKDALNVGEADAVLPIVPMFHVNAWGLPYTCAMYGAKQLFSGIFTDGKTLARLMQDEGVTITAGVPTIWMGLLNELDRAKADGQPYDLSKLSRIISGGSAAPEAMIRAFQERHDLSVLQAWGMTETHPLGTAASLPPEVDLRSDEGYVLRAKQGRPVPLIELEIVDDDNNVLPHDGVSMGRLLCRGPWVTDSYFGGEGASNFLTLNGQLWFDTGDIATLDGRGYMHIQDRSKDLIKSGGEWIGSVELENAIMAHPAVAQCAVIAMDDPKWDERPLAIVVLRPGEVTTHEQLVEFIAPRFAKWWLPDATVFTDALPIGATGKFLKRELREEYRGYGQKDFPQRQG; from the coding sequence ATGAGAAGCAACATGATGTCTGTCCCCCTCACCGTTCCGTTCATTCTCGAACGCGCCCGCACCATCTACGCCGGGCGCGAGGTCGTCAGCCTGCTGCCCGCAGGCAAGGACGCGCAGGGCCAGCCGGTGGCGCAGACCCACCGCACGACCTACGGCGAGGTGGCGGACCGGGCGCTGCGGCTGGGCGCGGCCCTGCAAGCCCTCGGCCTGCAACCCGGTGACCGGGTGGCGACGCTGGCGGTCAACTCGTTCCGGCACCTGGAGGCGTACCTGGGCGTGCCGAGCGCGGGCTTCGTGCTGCACACCGTCAACATTCGCCTGCACCCCGAGCAGGTGGCCTGGATTCTGAACCACGCCGGGGACCGGGTGCTGCTGATCGAAAACGTGTTTGCGGCGATGATTCCGGCCATCAAAGCAGCCTGCCCCAAGCTGGAACACATTTTCGTGCTGGGCGCCCTGCCGCAGGCGCTGCCCGGCATGGGCGACTACGACACGTGGGTGATGGGCCAGGAGCCGCTCGCGCAGTACCCGGAACTCGACGAGAATGCCGCCGCCGCCATGTGTTACACCAGCGGCACCACCGGCAACCCCAAGGGCGTGCTGTACTCGCACCGCTCCACCGTGCTGCACTCGCTGGTCAGTGCGCCCAAGGACGCGCTGAACGTGGGCGAGGCCGACGCCGTGCTGCCCATCGTGCCTATGTTTCACGTCAATGCCTGGGGGCTGCCCTACACCTGCGCCATGTACGGGGCCAAGCAGCTGTTCAGCGGGATTTTCACCGACGGCAAGACGCTCGCCCGCCTCATGCAGGACGAGGGCGTCACCATCACGGCGGGTGTGCCGACCATCTGGATGGGGCTGCTCAACGAACTTGACCGGGCGAAGGCCGACGGGCAGCCCTACGACCTGTCGAAGCTGAGCCGCATCATCTCGGGCGGAAGCGCCGCGCCGGAAGCCATGATTCGGGCCTTCCAGGAACGGCACGACCTGTCGGTTCTCCAGGCCTGGGGCATGACCGAAACGCATCCCCTCGGCACCGCCGCCTCCCTGCCGCCGGAGGTGGACCTCCGCAGCGACGAGGGCTACGTGCTGCGGGCCAAGCAGGGTCGCCCGGTGCCGCTGATCGAACTGGAAATCGTGGACGACGACAACAACGTGTTGCCGCATGACGGCGTGTCTATGGGCCGCCTGCTGTGCCGTGGTCCCTGGGTGACCGACAGCTACTTCGGCGGCGAGGGGGCCAGCAACTTCCTGACCCTGAACGGTCAGCTGTGGTTCGACACCGGCGACATCGCCACGCTGGATGGGCGCGGCTACATGCACATTCAGGACCGTTCCAAGGACCTGATCAAGTCGGGGGGCGAGTGGATCGGGTCGGTGGAGCTGGAAAACGCGATCATGGCGCACCCGGCGGTCGCGCAGTGCGCCGTGATCGCCATGGACGACCCCAAGTGGGACGAGCGCCCGCTCGCCATCGTCGTCCTGCGGCCCGGCGAAGTGACGACCCACGAGCAGCTGGTGGAATTCATTGCCCCCAGATTCGCCAAGTGGTGGCTGCCCGACGCCACCGTGTTCACCGACGCCCTGCCCATCGGGGCCACCGGCAAGTTCCTCAAGCGTGAGTTGCGCGAGGAGTACCGGGGCTACGGCCAGAAGGACTTTCCGCAACGCCAGGGCTGA
- a CDS encoding PP2C family protein-serine/threonine phosphatase, whose amino-acid sequence MRSASSPFLVTGLLTDVGRQRAGGANQDAALALPLPQGGLYAVADGMGGHAAGELASALALDTLARVYVQGRAQPPVRLLEAVQAANRAVVQRAVGESVGMGTTLLAVAIDRGAALIAHVGDSRAYLLRGGELLRLTDDHSWVAEQVRMGVLTEAEAQHHQWRSVVSNALGGEERVRLELFGLELHRGDRLLLCSDGLSGVVPETELLCVLSRGLPPQETVTHLIEAANDAGGPDNITAVVVDVMLSRRLPRYPLPESPGQGPEYAEVLLSARRSGGLLTYLLLTLAYFTLLGVMLMPDSSGAVALSGLGLSLMILVGRNTVSRRRRAQRLTEAGRRLTPAQSGEDRPALNRQLP is encoded by the coding sequence ATGCGGTCCGCCTCTTCCCCTTTTCTGGTCACGGGCCTGCTGACCGACGTGGGCCGCCAGCGGGCGGGGGGAGCGAATCAGGACGCCGCGCTCGCCTTGCCGTTGCCGCAGGGCGGCCTGTACGCGGTGGCCGACGGGATGGGCGGACACGCCGCCGGGGAACTCGCGTCGGCCCTGGCACTCGACACGCTCGCGCGGGTGTATGTCCAGGGCCGCGCCCAGCCTCCGGTGCGGCTGCTCGAGGCGGTGCAGGCGGCCAACCGGGCGGTGGTGCAGCGGGCGGTGGGCGAGTCGGTGGGCATGGGCACCACGCTGCTGGCGGTGGCGATCGACCGGGGCGCGGCGCTGATCGCACATGTGGGCGACTCGCGGGCCTACCTGCTGCGCGGCGGCGAACTGCTGCGCCTGACCGACGACCACTCCTGGGTGGCCGAGCAGGTCCGGATGGGGGTGCTGACCGAAGCCGAGGCCCAGCACCACCAGTGGCGCAGCGTGGTGAGCAACGCGCTCGGCGGCGAGGAACGGGTGCGGCTGGAACTGTTCGGGCTGGAGCTGCACCGGGGTGACCGCCTGCTGCTGTGCAGCGACGGCCTGAGCGGTGTGGTGCCCGAAACGGAGTTGCTGTGCGTGCTCTCGCGCGGCCTGCCACCGCAGGAAACCGTCACGCACCTGATCGAAGCGGCCAATGATGCGGGTGGTCCCGACAACATCACGGCGGTGGTCGTGGACGTGATGCTCTCGCGCCGCTTGCCCCGGTATCCCCTGCCCGAGTCGCCCGGCCAGGGTCCCGAGTACGCCGAGGTCCTGCTCAGCGCCCGCCGCAGCGGTGGCCTGCTGACCTACCTGCTGCTGACCCTGGCTTATTTCACCCTGCTGGGCGTGATGCTGATGCCTGACTCCAGCGGCGCCGTCGCCCTGAGCGGGCTGGGGCTGAGCCTGATGATTCTGGTCGGGCGCAACACGGTCTCGCGCCGCCGCCGGGCGCAGCGCCTGACGGAAGCGGGGCGGCGCCTGACCCCGGCCCAGAGTGGCGAGGACCGGCCCGCCCTGAACAGGCAACTGCCCTGA
- a CDS encoding peptidase C39 family protein: MSTFRSLALTFALLGSAGASTLTYPATTVTLHERAADWQSAELSGLVRQGDAVTVPGGIGSGTLTSAPLTVAAFDQLVPSWNGSTGGGGSLTLEVRVGLAKGGWSTWYSFGTWSAAEGRTSLDGQKDSAGQVLTDTLRLSARATTLQYRVTLRGPGTALRLLGLTTTDWARRSERLGEPSDRQAWGRIGVVPQRSQMLYPGGGEAWCSPTSVSMILAAQGKDVAVPQAASGTYDRAYDGTGNWSFNVAYAGEQGMRAFVTRLPSLSAAEKYTAAGFPLAVSLGWKKGELPGAHLPSSTGHLMVLIGFDPQGNPVLNDPAAPTDAGVRIVYPRAAFEKLWLAHSGGLGYVIAPPTATLP; encoded by the coding sequence ATGTCTACTTTTCGCAGCCTGGCCCTGACTTTCGCGCTGCTCGGGAGCGCCGGAGCGTCCACCTTGACCTACCCCGCCACCACCGTCACCCTTCACGAACGCGCCGCCGACTGGCAGAGCGCCGAACTCAGCGGCCTGGTACGCCAGGGCGACGCCGTTACGGTGCCGGGGGGCATCGGCAGCGGCACCCTGACCTCGGCCCCGCTGACGGTGGCGGCCTTCGACCAACTGGTGCCGTCGTGGAACGGCTCCACCGGAGGGGGAGGCAGCCTGACCCTGGAAGTGCGGGTGGGGCTGGCGAAAGGCGGGTGGAGCACCTGGTATTCCTTCGGGACGTGGAGCGCCGCCGAGGGCCGCACCAGCCTCGACGGGCAAAAGGACAGTGCCGGACAGGTGCTGACCGACACGCTGCGGCTCAGCGCCCGGGCGACCACCCTGCAGTACCGCGTCACCCTGCGCGGCCCGGGCACGGCGCTGCGGCTGCTGGGCCTGACGACCACCGACTGGGCGCGGCGCTCCGAGCGGCTGGGCGAGCCGAGTGACCGCCAGGCCTGGGGCCGCATCGGGGTGGTGCCGCAGCGCTCGCAGATGCTGTACCCCGGCGGCGGCGAAGCGTGGTGCAGCCCCACGAGTGTGAGCATGATTCTGGCGGCGCAGGGCAAGGACGTGGCGGTGCCGCAGGCCGCTTCCGGCACCTATGACCGGGCCTACGACGGCACCGGCAACTGGTCGTTCAACGTGGCGTACGCGGGCGAACAGGGGATGCGGGCCTTCGTGACCCGGCTGCCGAGCCTGAGCGCCGCCGAGAAGTACACCGCCGCCGGGTTTCCGCTGGCGGTCAGTCTGGGCTGGAAAAAGGGCGAGTTGCCCGGCGCCCATCTGCCGAGCAGTACGGGGCACCTGATGGTCCTGATCGGCTTCGACCCGCAGGGCAACCCGGTGCTCAACGACCCGGCGGCGCCCACCGACGCGGGCGTGCGCATCGTCTACCCCCGCGCCGCTTTCGAGAAGCTGTGGCTGGCGCACAGCGGCGGGCTGGGCTACGTGATCGCGCCGCCCACCGCCACGCTGCCCTGA